GGACGACGACTGGGCGACCGTGTTGGAACTGGCGGACGTCGACCCCGAGGACCTGCTCGAACACTTCGACCGGGCGTGGTTCCGGGGTCGGGAGTACCGGCACCTCACGGACGCCCGCCACGGCGTCGAGCTGGGCACCGCACTCGTGGGTGACGCCGTCGTCCGCGGGTTCCCGTCGATTCCTCGCGCCCTCGTCCTCGAGACGGCCGTCCCGGCGCAGTTCGACGGGCCGGTCATCGTCGAGGAGAAACTCAACGGCTACAACGTCCGTGTCGCGCGAATCGACGGTGACTTACTCGCGTTCACTCGTCGGGGCTACATCTGCCCGTACACGACGGCCGCGCTGGAAGACCGGTTCGAGCCGACCGCGTTCTTCGACGACCACCCCGACTGGATGCTCTGTGGCGAGCTCGTCGGCCCCGACAACCCCTACACGACCCACGACTACGCGGAGGTCGAGTCTGCGGCGTTCTACGTGTTCGGCGTCCGGGACCGGGCGACCGGCGACCCGCTGGTCCCCGAACGCCGCCGGGACGTGTGTACCCAGTACGACCTCGACGCCGTGCCGTACTTCGGGACGTTCGACCCGGAAGCGGCCGCCTCGGCGGTTCACGACGTGCTCGCCGACCTGGACGCTCGCGGCCGTGAAGGCGTCGTCCTCAAGTCGGCCGACGGTCGTCGGGCGCTGAAGTACACCACGAGCACTATCCACCGCACCGACCTCGCACACGCCTTCTCGCTCCCCTTCGACTACGGTCGTGACTTCCTGTTCACCCGCGTCGTCCGCGAGGCGTTCCAGGCCGTCGAGCGCGACGAGGACCCGTCGACTGTCCGGGACCGCGGCCGCGACCTGGGCGAGGCGATTCTCGCGCCGGCCGTCGAGACCATCCGGGCCGTCGCCGCCGACGAGCTCGTCGGCGAGGCACACACCGTCCGGGGCGACCCGGCCGTTCTCGACGCGCTGCTCTCGTACTTCCGGGACCAGGGCCTCCAGGTGGTCGTCGACCGTGACGAACGGACCGACGGCGAGCGGGTCGTCGAGTTCACCAAGGTGGCACGGGCGACACAGGACAAGACAGCGTACTACCTGGAGGGCGGGACAGTCGACGAGTAGCCGGCCTCAGTCGGCGGCGACGGCCTCGCCGGCCTCGTCGAGCAGGTCTTCGATGTCGCGGTCGGTCAGATGGTTCTCGAGCAGGACGCCGATCGGGAGCGTGGGCGCGCCGTCGACGAGGTTCTCCATCAGGACCAGCCGTTCACGCGCCCGCGACATCCCGACGTAGAACACCCGGCGCTCGTTGTCCGTCAGGACCGGGACTGGGCTGGTGTGTTTCGTGAACTCGTCGACCCCGGGCACCTCGATGCCCTGCTGGTCGACCGTCGCGGCCATCTGTTCGACGACTTTCTCGGTGAGGTCCGTCCCCACGAACACGTGGTCGGCCTCCCGCCCCTTCGCGGAGTGAATCGTCCCGAGCCGGACGCGGTCGGGGTCCAGACCCCGATAGTCGCCCTTGAAGTAGGCGTCGACGGAGCGCTCCTGGAAGTTGGTCACCTTCCGGAGCATGTCCGAGGCCGAGGCCGGATCGGGGACGAACGGGACGTGCTCGCGCACCAGGTCGGGCGATATCGCTATCTCGGCGATGTCCGCGTCCTCGCCGTGGTCGTCTGCGACCTCCTCCAGCGCGTCGAAGAAGTCGTCGCGCTCACCGGTCCCGAACGCGGAGTCGGCGAGCATGTCGGCCAGGCGACGGCCCTGCAGGACCGTCAGCTGCTCGTCGTTCTCCATCGCCTCGACTGCGCGGACGTACTGGGTCAGCCGGTCGGTCCACATCCGCTGGTCGGTCAGACAGGAGAAGGGGATCCCGTTGCCGATGAACTCGTCCATGAACTGGAACATCTGGTAGCGCGCCCGGAACAGCACCATCACCGTCTCGTCGGATTGCTCGACGGTCTTGGTGACGTTCCGCGAGAGGTCGAACATCGAGGGGTTCTGGACCGCCTCGACGCGGCCGCCCTCCTTGCGCGGGTTGAGGTCTTTCTCCTGGCGCTTCTCGATGTGGCGCACCTCGCGGTTGACCACGTTGAGGATGCGCGAGGGGAGCCGGTAGGAGTTGGGCAGAATCTCGTCCTGCGTGACCTCCTCTTCTAAGAGCAGGTCGGGGTCGGCGCCCTGCCAGGCGTAGACGACCTGGTCGTCGTCGCCGGCGATGAGCACCCGCTTCATGTGGGGTTTCCACTCCTCGTAGACGTCGTACTGCAGGGTCGTGATGTCCTGGAACTCGTCGATGATGAGGTAGTCGACGTTCGGGAGCAGGGAGCGCTGGGCGACCCGTTCGAGCATGTCGGCGAAGCCGGTCAGGCCGTTGTCGCCCTTGTGGGTCCGCCAGGCACGGATGGCGTTCGGGACGTCCACCCGGTCGTCGTCGGTCGGCCACGTCGGGGTGTACTTGTTACCCGTCTGTGCCCGGTCGTCGATTTCGGGGGGGAGCCGGACCTCCTCCTCGTCCCACTTGAACGGGACGTCGTACCAGTCGGCGACGTCCCGGCGGGTCCGCTGGAGCCACTGGCTCGTCGCGATGATCTTGTTACCCAGCGTCGTCGAGCGTGCCGACCGGCGTCGCGAGCCCTCGTACTCGTCTTCGAACTCGAGGCCGTAGTTCTCGCAGAACTCCTCCTTGTCCTTCTCGCCGACGACGTCGCCCCGTGAGAGGTTGAGCAGTTCGTAGGCCTTCGCGTGCATCGTCGAGACGTTGCCACGGAGCGCCCGGGGCGAGAGGTCCAGTCGTTCGGCCAGTCGTTCGCGGATCTCGGCCGCCGCGGCACGCGTGTAGGAGACCACGAGGACGTCCCGGAACTCGACGTCGTCGTCTTCGAGTATCTCTTCGACGCGGTCCAGGAGCGCTGTCGTCTTCCCACTGCCGGGCCCACCGAACAGGCGGACGACCTCGGTGGTCGAATCGGTCATTGGGCCTAGACTAAGGCCCCGCAACTATAAACGACGTGCTTTGGAAAACGAGTGTGTCACCCTCACGTGGCCCGGTCTACGGATGTCGCGGTGAGCGCGCGTCTCTGACCTCCGAGCCGTCTCGAATCTTGTCTTCGCAGGCCGGGCAGATTCTGGGGTCGCTGACCTCCGGTGGGGTGAAGACGCGCACGTAGTCCTTCGTCACGAATCCACCGCAGTTCTGGCATTCGGGCATGGATACTTCTCACATTGTTACCAAGTCACATATACTTATCGTTGAAACTGAACGTCAGGTTATTTGACTATCTGTACAGCGAGACGTACAGCATCGCGAACCCGATGATGAACGGGATGGTCTCGGACATCTGGAAGAAGACGTTCACCAGCGGGTCGACGTTTCCGGCCCCCAGCTGCGTGATGACGCTGCCGACGGCGACACCCATGCTGATGAACGCGAAGCCGAGGAATGCGTACTGTAGGCGTTCAGAGGGGCGCTTGCGGTAGGCCTGGAAACTGATGAGTGTGATACCGAGCGTCAGACCGAACACGGCCATCCGCATCAGGACGAGGAGGCCTCTGGCGAGAACGACGCCTTCGACCACGGCGTCACCACCCCCTCCCCGGCTGTGCCCGGTTCATTCCGGATTCAGCTCGTCCCAGAGCTGACTGAACCGGTCCGGGAGGTTCTCCTCGCGGTAGATGCGGACCTTGTACTCTTCGTCTTCCAGCGAGATGACCGTCGAATCGAAGTTCGACTCGTAGACCTTGTAGTGGTTGCCGTCGTCGGCCACCAGCGTCTGGTCGGTGACCAGGTCGTACTCGTCTAACAGCTCGATGCGACGGTACACCGTCGGGAGCGACAGGTCGCACTCGTCGGCGAGCTCCTTCGCTGACCGGGGCTCTCGGCTGATAGCGGCCAGGACACGACGGGCGTGGGAATCGCCGATCGTGTCCAGGATCTCCTCGATGCTCTTGTCCTCGGACACTGGTTCAGACTACTCCTCGTCTCACATAAGCGTTCGTGAGAGCGCGTCGACAGTACGGCCGGATGCCCCGGCGCGTCGCGGCGCTTCGGCCGACGACTCACAGCCGACGAACGAGCGGGATGTGTCTTCACGCTCAGAAAACGCTCACGTGGCTATATGCCGGCGGCCACCATCGGGACGCTTGCAGTTGCTGGTCAGGTGTGAGGCCGTCGCCGTCGGTCGATATCCCCGCGACGTCGGCCTCGTGACCCAGCGCCTGACCTGGCTTCGCCGGCCGACGACTGACCCCCGTCGGCCGGCGACGCTGCGTTCTTTCGATGTATCGTCACGCCGACCGAGAGACAGGGCTGTTCAGGTCGCGTCGTCGACGGAGAAGGCCGCTACCGCGGCGGCGTCAGTTTACCGGTGTCCAGCCACACACCGAGCACTCGCTCGCGGCCGACCCGTGCAGGCCGCCACAGTCCGGACACTGTTTCTTGTTATAGTTGTCTTCCCAACCTGTTTCCTCAACGTCGTGTCCGCGCTGGGTGAGAAACTCGTCGAACATGTCGTCGGGACTCGGTGCGCTCGCCATACATGGTATGCTATACCACGACAGTATTTCAAGCTACTGGTACTGTCTCTCATTGCCACGGTACGCTGTAGCACTGTTCGGGAACTGACCCGAACTCGAGGTCAGGGGACCTGGATGAAGTAGTTCGCCGAGTACTCGTTGTAGTCGATGGTTAGCCCGAACAGGTCCTTGTTCCCCGCGTCGGTGAACGTGAATGTAATCGTCTCCGTGCTGCCTGCAGGAACCACGATCTCCTGGTCGATGTCGTCGTAGTCGCCGAACAGCTGGATGGTGTCTCTTGCGTCGCCGTTCACCGTTGCCGACTGCGCGATGTCGCCGCTGTTCGCCATGAAAAACAGGAGGCGCATCCGGTCTATCTCCCGGTCTGTAGCTCCCGTGTTGCGGAAGGTCACCGCCACCGAGTTCTGCTGGCCCTTGACCAGCTCGACGCTCTCCAGTTCGACGTTGTTGGCGCCCGCCGGGTTGATCTGGGAGACGGAGCCGCCCCCGGTCCCGTCGCCGCCCGTGGCACTCTCGACGGGGATGTCGAACGAGGTCCGCTCCCTGGCGTCGACCGTGCTATCGCCGTCGAAGTCCTGCTCGGCCGTGACGCTCCCGGTCCCGACGAAGCTGCTGTCGGGCCGGTAGAGGACAGACACGGTCCCACTCTCGTTGCTCGGTTTCGTGACCGACTCTGCCCAGGTCCCGTCGGTCCCTTGCACCTGGCCGTCCGTCGCCGTGAACGTCACGTCGCCCGCCGCGGGGTTGTTGTACCGGTCGTTGACCTGGACGCGCACCCGCTTCGTCTCGCCGGTTCGGATGCTCTCGGTCGTCTCTTCGCCCGCCCTCGTCAGGTAGTACGGGCCCAGAACGCTCTCGTCGACGTCGCTGCCGACGCCCACGCGGGCCATCCGGAGCGTGTAGCTGCCCGGTTCGAGCGTCACCGTCAACGTGTTGTACGGGTCGCCGCTGGTGACTGCGATGTCAGAGATCCGGCCGCCGTTGGCGACCATCTCGCCCTCGAGTAGCGACGCCCACTGTTCCTCGCCGAGCGTCGTCGGGAGCGTGAGCGTGATGCCGTCGGCGTCCGCGTTCGTGATGGTCGTGGTCCGGGCCGGGGCCGACAGCGGGACGGCGTCGACCGCGACGTCGCCCGTGCTCGCGGTCGACAGCTGCCCGTCGACCAGCAGTAGCAGCACCTGGTCGCCCTCGATGAAGCTGCCCGTGTCGGCCGGCAGTGCCGTCCCGCTCTCGAAGGTCTTCACGAGCGTGGTGTGTTCGTACACCATCGACGGAGCGTTCGCGTACTCGTTGTAGCTCGGCCGGTAGCGGACGGCCGTCGTCTCGAACGTCCGGTCACTCCCGTCCCAGTACGACGACGCGGACGCCGCTTGCGCGTTCGAGACCGTGACCGTTCCCGGCCCCAGCGTCTCGATGGTCCCCGATCCCACCCCGGGGTTCAGGAGGAAGAACCGCGAGGGGTAGCGCGCCGCCAGCTCGACCTGCGTCGACGTCGGGACGTTCTCGGTCCCCGACTGGAGGATGGCCCGGTCGAAGTCGAGCATGTCCTGCTGGACGCGCTGGTTGTGCTCGAACTCCACCTGCTGGTTCTGGGCCGGCACGGCGTTGACCTGTATCAGCACGAGCAGCGACATGACCAGGCCGAACATCAGAATCGCGCCGATGACCTCCGCTGCCCCACGGCTGTCGGCACCGAACCGCCGGGTAACCCGGTCGGCGAGACGGGACACCGGGTTCGAACCCGGGAGCGAACTTCGGTCGTCGTGTGGTGAGTCTGGTTGCATGGTCGGTCAGATGAACAGGAAGGCCGCAGTCGAGAGCAGGACGAGTCCGATACTGTACTTCAGGCCGCTGAGCGCCTTGTTGTCGACGAGCTTCCCGGCGAGCAGGCCCGAGCCAAAGCCCTGGATAATCGCCGAGTGGAAGAACAGCGTCTCGTAGGCCGCCACCGGAAGGTTCGAGATGCTCACGGGGGACTCGACGTCGGTGCCAGTCGGTTCGGTCGACACCGCCGAGATGGGTTCGAGGTACGCCGTGGTCAACAGCGCCACCACGAGCAGGTAGACGAGGAACCCGATGACGACGACGGCGACGTACGAACTGAGTTCGCGACGCCGCTGTTGCTCGATCTTGAAGCGGTTCCGCGTGTCGTCGGCGGCGATACTGAGGACGCGCGCGAGGTCGCTCGACGAGCGCATCCCCTCCGCGATGAGTTTGATGGCCCGCGAGAGCTGGGGCACGCGCAGGCGGTCGGCGAACGCCCGGAGCGCCCGCGACGTGTCGTGGTTCCACTCGATGTCGTTGCGGACCTTCTGGAGCTCCGTCTCGATGGGGCCGCTCGACCACTTGGCGACGAGCCCGAGTGCCTCAGTCGTCGGCACCCCCATCTTGTTCGCGCTCGACAGCGCGTTCATCGTGTCGGGGAACTGGCTCGAGATGCGCTTCTCGCGGCGGAACTTGCGCTCGGCGAACAGCGTGAGCGGGACCATCGTGACGAGGAGTGGCGCGACGACGAGAACCACCGTCGCGAAGCGGGGGGCGTCAAGGAAGCCCTGCCAGCTCAGCTCGGCCGTCCCGGTGGTGACGACGCCGCCGACCCAGAGCGCCGCCAGCGGCCCCGTTATCAGGAGCGTGTACAGGGGCGCTCGCTCGAAGACGGCGAACGGCGTCTCGAGCGATTCGCGGAGATACCGGCGCCGGCGCTGTCGGAGGTAGGCCGTCTGCTGGGTCGCCTCCCACTCGTCCTCCGACAGCGTCTTCTCCTCGCCGAAGACGCCATCGACGGCCGCACGCAGTGACTCAGTGGCGCTCAGCAACACGTCGCGACCGACGAGCACCGACAGGCGGCCGATGCTCTCGCTCGTGACGTGGTGTTCCTCGTCGAGTCTGACCTCGGCCTGCGTGAACGGCGAGGACAGCGTGTCGAGCAACACGAGGAACAGCCCCATCGCCAGCGGCATCACCGCGTACACGAGGAGCGTGATCTGGCCCACCGTCTGGGCCCCGAGCAGGCTCATGACGATGAGGATGACGATGAGGAAGAGCGGGGCCGCGACGAACAGCACCACGAATATCTCGCTCAGCAGCGACAGCGTCTCCAGGAACCCGGTCTGTTCGTCGCGCGCGTCCTCGAGGTAGGTGTCGGTCTGGTTCTCGAGGAACACCGTCACGTCACCGCCGGAGTCGAGGACGCTCAGCAGGTCGTCGAAGAACTGCTCGAAGTTGTCGCTCGGCGTGAGGTTCCGGGCGTTCTGCAGCCCGGAGTAGAGGTCGTTGCCGAACAGCTCGACGTCGCGGACGACCGTCTGGAACTCGTTTGCGACCTCGCCGTAGGTGTCCTGTGCGGAGCCGAGGACGCGGATGATCTCGAGCAGGTCCATCCCGCCGTACGACAGCGCGTACATGAACGTGATCGCGTGCGGGAGGGTGACGTTGATGTTCCGGCGCCGCGTCCCGACGACCGACCTCGGGTAGTAGTACCGGCCGAACCATACGCCAGCCGCCAGGGCGACCGCCGTGCCGATGGCCAATGCCATCCCGCTGAACAGCGCCCGGTTCTCGCCGAGGTACACCGTGAGGTCGCCCCGATACGCGAGCGGGTTCGACAGCGACGCGATGACGCCCTGTTCGAGGAGAGCGTAGGTCAGCCCCACGCCAGCGAGCACGCCGATGACGGCCGCGAGAATCGCGTATATCGCGGTCCGTTCGAGGTACGCGTCGTAGTTCTGGCCGAACCGTGCCTGGTTCAGCCAGCGCTGGAGGTCCGTGTGTTTCTCCGGGCGTAGCCGGTAGTAGCTCCGGACGTACCCGTACTGCTCGCGGAACTCGTCGCTGTCTTCGGGCCGAATCGGGTCCGGGTCCTGGTGGTGGCTGATGCTGGGTTCGGGCGCGCCGCTGTCCCGGTTCGACCGCCTGTATTCGTCGCCCCCCATCTCAGTCCTCCTCGATGAGCGTCCGCAGGTCGACGCCCTGGGACTTCAGGTCCTCGACGTCCGGCCCGTAGTCCCGGAGGTACGACGCCGTGATGCGTCCCGCCGCCAAGTCGTCCATCGTCCGATCGCGGTCCTTATCGAACAGCTGAATCGCCGCCGTCACCTCGACGTAGCCGTTGATGCCCTCGTCGGCGAGATACTGCAGGAGCTGCGCCCGGTCGTCGAGTTGCGCCTGGAGCTCGTCCTCGTCCCAGCCACGCTCCGCGGCGATCTCACGCATCAGCTCGGACTTCCCGACCTGCTCGTGGGTGTCCGTGGTCGCGTCCCGCTCGAAGATGCGCTTCGAACGGACCTCGTCCATGTCGTACTCCTGCGGGAGGATTTCGGCG
This DNA window, taken from Haloarcula ordinaria, encodes the following:
- a CDS encoding UvrD-helicase domain-containing protein; protein product: MTDSTTEVVRLFGGPGSGKTTALLDRVEEILEDDDVEFRDVLVVSYTRAAAAEIRERLAERLDLSPRALRGNVSTMHAKAYELLNLSRGDVVGEKDKEEFCENYGLEFEDEYEGSRRRSARSTTLGNKIIATSQWLQRTRRDVADWYDVPFKWDEEEVRLPPEIDDRAQTGNKYTPTWPTDDDRVDVPNAIRAWRTHKGDNGLTGFADMLERVAQRSLLPNVDYLIIDEFQDITTLQYDVYEEWKPHMKRVLIAGDDDQVVYAWQGADPDLLLEEEVTQDEILPNSYRLPSRILNVVNREVRHIEKRQEKDLNPRKEGGRVEAVQNPSMFDLSRNVTKTVEQSDETVMVLFRARYQMFQFMDEFIGNGIPFSCLTDQRMWTDRLTQYVRAVEAMENDEQLTVLQGRRLADMLADSAFGTGERDDFFDALEEVADDHGEDADIAEIAISPDLVREHVPFVPDPASASDMLRKVTNFQERSVDAYFKGDYRGLDPDRVRLGTIHSAKGREADHVFVGTDLTEKVVEQMAATVDQQGIEVPGVDEFTKHTSPVPVLTDNERRVFYVGMSRARERLVLMENLVDGAPTLPIGVLLENHLTDRDIEDLLDEAGEAVAAD
- a CDS encoding DUF7563 family protein, with translation MPECQNCGGFVTKDYVRVFTPPEVSDPRICPACEDKIRDGSEVRDARSPRHP
- a CDS encoding HVO_0416 family zinc finger protein, which produces MASAPSPDDMFDEFLTQRGHDVEETGWEDNYNKKQCPDCGGLHGSAASECSVCGWTPVN
- a CDS encoding type II secretion system F family protein; this translates as MGGDEYRRSNRDSGAPEPSISHHQDPDPIRPEDSDEFREQYGYVRSYYRLRPEKHTDLQRWLNQARFGQNYDAYLERTAIYAILAAVIGVLAGVGLTYALLEQGVIASLSNPLAYRGDLTVYLGENRALFSGMALAIGTAVALAAGVWFGRYYYPRSVVGTRRRNINVTLPHAITFMYALSYGGMDLLEIIRVLGSAQDTYGEVANEFQTVVRDVELFGNDLYSGLQNARNLTPSDNFEQFFDDLLSVLDSGGDVTVFLENQTDTYLEDARDEQTGFLETLSLLSEIFVVLFVAAPLFLIVILIVMSLLGAQTVGQITLLVYAVMPLAMGLFLVLLDTLSSPFTQAEVRLDEEHHVTSESIGRLSVLVGRDVLLSATESLRAAVDGVFGEEKTLSEDEWEATQQTAYLRQRRRRYLRESLETPFAVFERAPLYTLLITGPLAALWVGGVVTTGTAELSWQGFLDAPRFATVVLVVAPLLVTMVPLTLFAERKFRREKRISSQFPDTMNALSSANKMGVPTTEALGLVAKWSSGPIETELQKVRNDIEWNHDTSRALRAFADRLRVPQLSRAIKLIAEGMRSSSDLARVLSIAADDTRNRFKIEQQRRRELSSYVAVVVIGFLVYLLVVALLTTAYLEPISAVSTEPTGTDVESPVSISNLPVAAYETLFFHSAIIQGFGSGLLAGKLVDNKALSGLKYSIGLVLLSTAAFLFI
- a CDS encoding RNA ligase, translating into MDDDWATVLELADVDPEDLLEHFDRAWFRGREYRHLTDARHGVELGTALVGDAVVRGFPSIPRALVLETAVPAQFDGPVIVEEKLNGYNVRVARIDGDLLAFTRRGYICPYTTAALEDRFEPTAFFDDHPDWMLCGELVGPDNPYTTHDYAEVESAAFYVFGVRDRATGDPLVPERRRDVCTQYDLDAVPYFGTFDPEAAASAVHDVLADLDARGREGVVLKSADGRRALKYTTSTIHRTDLAHAFSLPFDYGRDFLFTRVVREAFQAVERDEDPSTVRDRGRDLGEAILAPAVETIRAVAADELVGEAHTVRGDPAVLDALLSYFRDQGLQVVVDRDERTDGERVVEFTKVARATQDKTAYYLEGGTVDE
- a CDS encoding DUF7521 family protein produces the protein MRMAVFGLTLGITLISFQAYRKRPSERLQYAFLGFAFISMGVAVGSVITQLGAGNVDPLVNVFFQMSETIPFIIGFAMLYVSLYR
- a CDS encoding ArsR/SmtB family transcription factor, with protein sequence MSEDKSIEEILDTIGDSHARRVLAAISREPRSAKELADECDLSLPTVYRRIELLDEYDLVTDQTLVADDGNHYKVYESNFDSTVISLEDEEYKVRIYREENLPDRFSQLWDELNPE